The genomic interval GAAAATTTCAGGGTTTAATATTGTTGCAGCAGACAAGGTTTAACGGAAAACTAGAAGAgaaagaagcaaaagaaaaagtagcAGTATCTGAATTGTGTTCACCATACATCAATGGGACATACTGGCAAGGCTCTTGGGAGTAtggaaaattggaaatttgtgGGTAAGATGGACCAGCCCTGTTCTAAACTGACCATGGCATAGATGAACTGTCCTAATCAATCTTTGGGTTTTTGGATCTGATCTCGTATCTGACTTCCTGCAAGTGAAAACCCATTACAAAGCTTTGATGAGTATCCTTAAAGCCTGTTAAGAGTTCAGATTTACGATGCAGGGCTTTTTCAGTTAGAGCCATCTTGTTTCACCCCAATTTGGGCTGAGGTTGGCTGGTTTGGGGGCTTTTCCACTTTGAGCTGAGCTCCAATGACTCCATTTGCTCCCGATGTTTTTTCAGACTGCTTGCTCCCCTAACTAGCCACTTATAACTACTAATAACTAGAGTGGTGCCTCGCTTCGTGTGcatgttgaattttttattaaaaataattttaaattatataatattataaataaaaataataataattattaaagagaaataattttaaatttaaaaatattataaataatatttataatgataaattaaagataattattttaaaaaataatttttccaaaatattttctcATCTCTTATtaagcaaaattttttatttaaataatttttttaaacattggatttttttatattttaatatatgcTAATGTTGATATAAccatattttgttaattacaTGATTCTAATAGTGAAACCAAATTCATAttgagaaaatataatattttaaaagtaattattGATAAGCTACATAATTGATacaataaaatgaatattttttgaaagtcaaaataaaatgaatattaattatatttattaattttttttagttttaacgatgaaattttttaaatgatcttcaattttaattaatacttttttatcttatacctttataataatttaaatttaatccaCTTTGTGATCCCAATCATGtctcattaaaaattgaaaatttattttacttcaaaTTTGGATGAAATCCACAAATATCTGcccaaatatttttttgtatattttattttataagatatatatatatatatatatatatatatttattctcTAAAGGAGACAATAATGTACACAGCAAATTTGTGTGTGAGTATTAAAAGAGAGATCAACCCTCAGTTTTCTATGCAGCAAAAGACAGCAATCATTGACTAATGATCaaagtattaaaaaaataaaagacaaaaggCCCACGTCGTGTTCCAGGCTAGTGAACAACACTCTCCAATCACAACCCAATACTCTAAATGCTGACATGTGGTTAAATGAGGTAGATCTTTGGGTCTTCCTTGTATATTAAGTTATAGACGTTGGGACTGCCTTCATATTAGTCTATTTATGATAGTACAGTAGAAGAAATTATTAGAGAGGGAATTATCAGTCACTGAATCTGTAAGAGCATCTTCCAAGGTAACATCTAGGTttaatttcactttttcttgTTGAGTTTCTTCCTCAGGCCAAAATTTTCTGTACCAGACAAGAGCCGCAAGAAAATAGAGGCATAGGTTTCCGATGGTCAGCATGGCTAACATTAGAAAATACTTATCAAGGCGGCTATTGTTTATGTTGTCACGAAACCATGCTCTGAAGATAAAAGCAAACAGTATGTTGAGGAAATTTCCAATAGCCAATGTACAATCCCTGAATGATGAATCGTGAAGTTTCTTGGATTGATCAGCTACATGGTAATTGTAAATCAAATCCCTGATCCCATCTTCAGCAAATCCACCCATTAATCCCAGCAGTGTGAACTGTGGAGCTAACCAGAAGATGGTTATTGTAATGGTTAATCTGGTGTATTGGTCACTGAATTTTTCTTCCTTGATTAAATTCATTCTGTGAACCTCAACTTGCCAGGCAGCTATGCAgctgaaaatagaaaaaaccaTCCCAAGACCGATTCTTACAAGTATAATGCACTGCCTCTTTGCTCCGCTCAGCCACTTTGGGATAAGTAACTGGAGAAGGAATGAAACAAGAAAGCTTACAAAGGATTTGAGTGTAAGGAAAAGGCAAACAACGGAGAGGCTGCCGATGTTGTCATCCATATCGTTGGCTTGTGCGACGAAGAAAGTTCTTCCTGTCGCCTCTACCAGACCATAAACAGCAAAGGTTGTCCAAATAGGAACTAGTGTTAAAAGGCATTTCACTTGCTTCACTTGTACCGCTGAGCAAAGCCTCCCTGTAATTTCCTGTTCCTCTAATTTTAGCTGACACGATGATGATTCTACAATAGAAGCTTTGTCTAGCCACCTGCCAACCACGAAAAGCCACATCAGCATCAATCCATACGGACAATGTCACATTTACATAGTTGATGTAGAGACTCCAAAGAGGATCCTTACCTGAAAAATGGAACAATGGGCCACAAGAGTAGTTGATCACGATCGTTCTTGAAGTAACCATTAGCTGAAGTGGGGTAAGCCAGGTGCCTTTTCAAAACAGCTGctttaaaaactttataaacGACAGTAAGGGGACTTCCCTCTAGTTTCTTGTAGCAGTAAAAATTGATGCCAGACAAGAACCACAGATAAGCTACAGCCATCACCAATGCTGAAGTAAAGAAGCTACATCTCAAAGAACTCGTGGATAAACAAAACGAAGCTACAAGACCTAGAGACCAAGCAACACGCCACCAAAAATTTTTGCGGGCCTCAACTTGTTCCTTATCTATTGCTTGGTTTGGTTTGCTGTCAGTTAACTGATCAACAATAAATGCTTTTAAAGGATGATCTCTTCCTGCTTTGCCCACTGCTAAAAGTATCACCACCGGGTACAATAATCGAACATCTACTTCTGGAGAAATCCAGGTGGAGACCCCCAGCAGCAGCAATCCCTGCAGGAAAAATGCTGTGAACAAATACAGGCAAAGATTCTTCTAACTAAGGACTACGGAATGATGAGAAATAATAGAATGACAGTGACACCCCTAATCAATATTTGGCATATTTGATTGATGTAACCTCCATCTTAGTGGTTTTTTCAATGATGTTTCAAGGATTAGGCCTGGCAATATTCACACCATATTCATTCACGCTGCCCCAAAGTTTCCCCATTGCATAGTAGCCATATCTTTTCTGCAATATGTTGTTTACTTGGGATTTTCCACTGCAtattctcttgtttttttccttgaattttgtGATACTCCTTTTGATTTGGTTTAACCAGTAACCATTTTCCAATCAACAACATTATAAAAAGGGTCTTTTCCGGATTGACATTTGACAACCAAATAAGAggatttgattttttggatTGCACTTACTATGATACACAGAGCTGTGGTGTAAACAATCACTTTGAAACGACAAAAATAGGCATCAGAAATATAAGATACGATGATAGCCATAATGGTTGATGCGCCTTCTTCAACATTTACAACTGCTGCAGCTTGTCTTAAATCAGtcttcttccaattctccatgAAGTATGATGTCAAGATGCACATCACAGCATGTTCTGCCAACCCATGGCTGAAAACCAAACCTGGAACTCATTAGAAATTATCAGAATGACAAGGCCAGAGACAAATAACTCAACCCCATTTGATAGAAACTCGAATTTCAAATGTGAAGGAAGACAATATTTAGTTCAGGAAGTTTACCTGATATGAACAAGGCACCCCTGGAAAAGTAAATGTGATATCGTATCCAATTGGTTACTACACAGCCAAGCTTGGAGAACATGTTTCCAGCAGCAGCTTTGCAGCCCTGGTCGTCTGAACTATTTCTCTCAATTCTCATGATGCCTAATTGGTTTGCTAACTGGTATTCTCTTTTTTATGCATGAAGGGAATATATAAGCAGTCGTGTAATTTAAGAATGTCTGATCTTTTGGTCCTTACGTTGGAAAGTCAAACATAAAGCTCGTATGGATTAAACTTTTACAAAAGATAATGGAAACGCCAGATAGGGAAAATTTTTGTCTTCATGCTGTCAAGGAAATTCCTTGAATGTTACCTACCAGCAGTAAAGGAAATAGGACATCAGAAAAGTTCATTTGTGAAAACAGAACAGCTGACTGGCCGCATAAAATCTCAAGGATCATCCTAGTCTTAccaaataattgaaatttctaTTGATAAAATGGGTTTAAAACTTGGATTTTGCACTATAGAAAACAGCGAGATACTAAATGAAGATTAAACTTGTTGGGAAATTGTGGAATTATCTCTAAAGAATTGTCTAAGATCtaacccaatcaatagaataaagaaagaaagaaatcaagcacacccacaagaacacaagaatttacgtggttcggtcttttgatgacctacgtCCACGGCACAGCAACAGAGAAAATTCACTAAGAGAAAAtcaggagattacaagaacagtctcaaactcataacccttatcccacgtacccctaaatcactctctctaaatccaggtgataattattctttaacccatagggtccttttatagtatcaaatacaataaccttatcctaatttaattaggaatcttatcctaatagaattagaaattgttattctaatctaactagatttaaagactatttataaggtatactaatttaattagaattaaacaatcctaattaaatcacaattcaagactatcctaacaATTCTCCACCTTAGGCTTGAATTCACCAAGCTCCACCTTACGAACCAATCTCTGTCGACACCGCCACTGCCCCAATGGGCCTCAAGCACTACGAACACCGATCAAGTCCAAGCAATGCTTGAACTTTATCCCAGAAACTGACTTAGTTAGCATATCTGCCGGATTTTCATCTGTAGCTATTTTCTTTACTACAATCTCACCTTTAGAAATAATCTCTCGAACGAAGTTACACTTGACTTGGATGTGTTTGGTTCTCTCATGAAACATCtgatttttagtcaaatgTATAGCACTTTGACTATCACAAAACACAACTGTTTGTGTTTGTTCAAAACCAAGATCACTAACCAAGCCTTTAAGCCACAAAGCCTCCTTCACTGCCTCGGTCACAGCcatatattcagcttcagtTGTAGACAAAGCAAAGGTTGATTGAAGAACTGCTTTCCAACTGATTGCAGATCCTGAGAGAGTGAACACATACCCCGTTTGAGATCTTCTACTATCTAGATCACCAGCAAAATCTGATTTGGAGAAGCCAACCACATTACGACTAATGTTTGCACCTCCTTCACACACTAAGCCAACTTCAATAGTAACTTTAGGTGTTTTCACAAGCTCCCATGTTTGATCCCAGTGTAGAGACTCAATCTTCTTAGAAGACTcgacatatataattttctcatgaTAAAAGTAAGGCTCTTCAATCTCTACTTccacaaataaaacataagaatcaaaatcacCATCAATACAAGTAATGCTTCGTTGAGATACCAATTCTTGTACCTCTTGCAATTCTTTCTGGATTTCACTATCATCTCGCACTGTCACAAGAGCATTGATTTCAAGCTCCACCTGCTTGCCAACTTCTTGGTCTGATGTGTTTGCAATTCTAGACTTTATCCCACAAAGTAATGCAGACTTGTCAAAGGTAACATCCCGACTCACCATAAACTTGGGGAACTTACAATCAGTACACCACAACCAATAACCCTTCACCCCATATGCATAGCCTAGGAATATGCACTCTGTCGCCCTCAACTCAAGTTTACCATCACTCACATGAACATGAACAGGACAACCAAATACtctcaatataaaataatcagCAGGCTTACCAGACCAAACTTCCTTGGGAGTCTTAAATTCAATTGCAGTTGATGGAGACCGATTTACCAAGTAACAAGCCTTGTTGATAGCTTCTGTCCAAAATACTTTGGTTAGGCCAACATTTGAGAACACGTATTTTGCTCTCTCCAAAAgtgttttcttcatcaattctACAATATCGTTTTGATATGGTGTTTTGTCGACAGTGCGATGTCTAacgattttctcattcttgtaGAATAGACCAAACTCACctttgcaaaatttcaaacctTTGTTTGTTCGAAAGCTCTCGATCCTTTTCTTAGTCTGCTTCTCGATCAATACCTTCCAATGCAAAAAGGTGGTTAACACTTCACTCATAGCCTTTAGAAGATACGTCCACacctttcttgaaaaatcatcaata from Theobroma cacao cultivar B97-61/B2 chromosome 5, Criollo_cocoa_genome_V2, whole genome shotgun sequence carries:
- the LOC18597578 gene encoding protein NRT1/ PTR FAMILY 5.7, whose protein sequence is MRIERNSSDDQGCKAAAGNMFSKLGCVVTNWIRYHIYFSRGALFISGLVFSHGLAEHAVMCILTSYFMENWKKTDLRQAAAVVNVEEGASTIMAIIVSYISDAYFCRFKVIVYTTALCIIGLLLLGVSTWISPEVDVRLLYPVVILLAVGKAGRDHPLKAFIVDQLTDSKPNQAIDKEQVEARKNFWWRVAWSLGLVASFCLSTSSLRCSFFTSALVMAVAYLWFLSGINFYCYKKLEGSPLTVVYKVFKAAVLKRHLAYPTSANGYFKNDRDQLLLWPIVPFFRWLDKASIVESSSCQLKLEEQEITGRLCSAVQVKQVKCLLTLVPIWTTFAVYGLVEATGRTFFVAQANDMDDNIGSLSVVCLFLTLKSFVSFLVSFLLQLLIPKWLSGAKRQCIILVRIGLGMVFSIFSCIAAWQVEVHRMNLIKEEKFSDQYTRLTITITIFWLAPQFTLLGLMGGFAEDGIRDLIYNYHVADQSKKLHDSSFRDCTLAIGNFLNILFAFIFRAWFRDNINNSRLDKYFLMLAMLTIGNLCLYFLAALVWYRKFWPEEETQQEKVKLNLDVTLEDALTDSVTDNSLSNNFFYCTIINRLI